One window of the Streptomyces sp. NBC_00259 genome contains the following:
- a CDS encoding recombinase-like helix-turn-helix domain-containing protein, whose amino-acid sequence MTTAPWPYLDVHQSRTHEPTPYELKLAATLEEVFTKDGHELADVVRGLNARQVHAPDGAPWTEESFRTEMKRLGA is encoded by the coding sequence ATGACCACCGCCCCCTGGCCGTACCTGGACGTTCACCAGTCCCGTACGCACGAGCCCACCCCGTACGAGCTGAAGCTGGCCGCCACGCTCGAAGAGGTCTTCACCAAGGACGGCCACGAACTGGCCGATGTCGTCCGCGGGCTCAACGCCCGCCAGGTCCACGCCCCCGACGGCGCCCCGTGGACCGAGGAGTCCTTCCGTACCGAGATGAAGCGCCTGGGAGCCTGA
- a CDS encoding SDR family oxidoreductase, protein MTDRRAGVRTVVVTGAGRGLGLAMAHRAGADGFRVVLAELDPARGEAAAGRLREEGLDAHFVRCDVADPASVEDLAAAVRELGPLYGLVNNAALANGVGGSEFQDIDVAVWDRLMAVNARGPWLVAKALHPLFAPPGRIVNIASDAALYGSPRLAHYIASKGAVIALTRAMARELGDRGITVNAVAPGLTECEATENVPAERHGLYRAGRAISRAQQPDDLTGLVSFLLSEESRYLTGQVVAVNGGFTMN, encoded by the coding sequence GTGACTGACCGGCGCGCCGGCGTCCGTACGGTCGTCGTCACCGGGGCGGGCCGTGGCCTGGGACTGGCCATGGCCCACCGGGCCGGCGCGGACGGATTCCGCGTCGTCCTCGCCGAGCTGGACCCGGCACGGGGCGAAGCCGCCGCCGGGCGGCTGCGCGAGGAGGGCCTCGACGCCCACTTCGTACGCTGCGACGTCGCCGATCCCGCGTCGGTGGAGGATCTCGCCGCCGCCGTACGGGAACTGGGCCCGCTGTACGGCCTGGTGAACAACGCGGCGCTGGCCAACGGCGTCGGCGGAAGTGAGTTCCAGGACATCGACGTGGCGGTGTGGGACCGGCTGATGGCGGTCAACGCCCGCGGCCCCTGGCTGGTCGCGAAGGCCCTCCATCCGCTCTTCGCCCCGCCCGGCCGGATCGTCAACATCGCCTCGGACGCGGCCCTGTACGGCTCCCCGCGGCTCGCGCACTACATCGCCTCCAAGGGCGCCGTGATCGCGCTGACCCGGGCCATGGCGCGGGAACTGGGCGACAGGGGCATCACCGTCAACGCGGTGGCGCCCGGCCTCACCGAGTGCGAGGCCACCGAGAACGTCCCGGCCGAACGCCACGGCCTCTACCGCGCGGGCCGTGCGATCTCCCGCGCGCAGCAGCCCGACGACCTCACGGGCCTCGTCTCCTTCCTGCTGAGCGAGGAATCCCGCTATCTCACCGGACAGGTGGTCGCCGTCAACGGCGGCTTCACCATGAACTGA
- a CDS encoding PDR/VanB family oxidoreductase, whose amino-acid sequence MSDNALRQSELRLTVHRMTWEADGVLSVELVHPEGKPLPAWTPGAHIDVHVGGQIRQYSLCGDPRSTWVYRIGVLDAPSSRGGSRYVHTGLRPGQDVTVSEPRNHFALEDAAGYVFVAGGIGITPLLAMAREAARRGTPWRMVYGGRTRSSMAFTGELAALDGEVALVPQDEHGHIDLDAVLAGLAEGTLVYTCGPEPLLAAVEERCPADRLRLERFAAPVVERADDDGAFEVECRGSGVTLSVGAGTSILQAAEDAGLTVSSSCRDGICGSCETRVLDGVPDHRDFLLSEAEHTANATMMICVSRCASGRLVLDL is encoded by the coding sequence ATGAGCGACAACGCGCTGCGGCAGAGCGAACTCCGGCTGACCGTGCACCGCATGACATGGGAGGCGGACGGCGTCCTCTCCGTCGAGCTGGTGCACCCCGAGGGCAAGCCGCTGCCCGCGTGGACGCCCGGAGCGCACATCGACGTCCATGTGGGCGGGCAGATCCGCCAGTACAGCCTGTGCGGCGACCCGCGGTCCACCTGGGTCTACCGGATCGGTGTCCTCGACGCCCCGTCGTCGCGCGGCGGTTCGCGGTACGTGCACACCGGGCTGCGTCCCGGCCAGGACGTCACCGTCTCCGAGCCGCGCAACCACTTCGCGCTGGAGGACGCCGCCGGGTACGTGTTCGTCGCGGGCGGCATCGGGATCACGCCTCTCCTGGCGATGGCACGCGAGGCCGCGCGCAGGGGCACCCCGTGGCGCATGGTCTACGGCGGGCGCACCCGTTCGTCGATGGCGTTCACCGGTGAACTGGCCGCGCTGGACGGTGAGGTGGCCCTCGTACCGCAGGACGAGCACGGGCACATCGACCTGGACGCCGTGCTCGCCGGGCTGGCGGAGGGGACGCTGGTGTACACGTGCGGCCCCGAGCCGCTGCTGGCCGCCGTCGAGGAGCGCTGCCCGGCGGATCGGCTGCGCCTGGAGCGGTTCGCGGCGCCCGTCGTGGAACGCGCCGACGACGACGGCGCGTTCGAGGTCGAGTGCCGCGGCTCCGGAGTGACCCTGTCCGTCGGCGCCGGCACCTCCATCCTCCAGGCCGCCGAGGACGCCGGTCTGACCGTCAGCAGCTCCTGCCGCGACGGCATCTGCGGCTCCTGCGAGACCCGTGTCCTGGACGGCGTCCCCGACCACCGTGACTTCCTGCTCAGCGAGGCCGAGCACACGGCGAACGCGACCATGATGATCTGCGTGTCGCGCTGTGCCTCCGGCCGTCTCGTCCTCGATCTGTGA
- a CDS encoding FadR/GntR family transcriptional regulator, producing MAVTDEAIEKIKGMIVSGALRPGDRLPKESELASELGLSRNSLREAVRALSLIRILDVRQGDGTYVTSLDPQLLLEALSFVVDFHRDDTVLEFLAVRRILEPAATAMATSRISEDELDALTAQLDALGPQPSVEELVAADLEFHRGIVQTSGNSVLCSLLDGLSGPTTRARVWRGLTQEDAVSRTLHEHRAILAALRDRDAEAARSWATVHIASVEQWLRSTL from the coding sequence ATGGCTGTCACCGACGAGGCCATCGAGAAGATCAAGGGGATGATCGTCTCCGGCGCGCTGCGGCCGGGCGACCGCCTCCCCAAGGAGAGCGAACTCGCCTCCGAACTGGGCCTGTCCAGGAACTCGTTGCGCGAGGCGGTCCGCGCGCTGTCGTTGATCCGCATCCTCGACGTACGGCAGGGCGACGGTACGTACGTCACGAGCCTGGACCCCCAGCTGCTGCTGGAGGCGCTGAGCTTCGTCGTGGACTTCCACCGGGACGACACCGTGCTGGAGTTCCTCGCCGTGCGCCGGATCCTGGAACCGGCCGCGACGGCGATGGCGACGTCCCGGATCAGCGAGGACGAGCTGGACGCCCTGACCGCACAGCTCGACGCGCTCGGACCGCAGCCCTCGGTGGAGGAACTCGTCGCCGCGGACCTGGAGTTCCACCGCGGAATCGTGCAGACCTCCGGCAACTCCGTCCTCTGCTCACTCCTCGACGGCCTCTCCGGGCCCACCACCCGGGCCCGCGTCTGGCGGGGACTGACCCAGGAGGACGCGGTCAGCCGCACCCTCCATGAGCACCGCGCCATCCTGGCGGCGCTCCGCGACCGCGACGCGGAGGCCGCACGCTCATGGGCGACGGTCCACATCGCGAGCGTGGAGCAGTGGCTGCGGTCGACGCTGTAG
- a CDS encoding sugar ABC transporter substrate-binding protein, translated as MRVRSTSAAACAVLLAVTALAGCNRDQGGGSAAGKVGIDLPRSDTDFWNSYQQYIEKGVKDGEVEALPLANSQNDIGKLVSNVQVFTDQGAKAVVMAPQDTGAIAETLQTLDEKKIPVVSVDTRPDKGSVYMVVRADNRAYGEKACQYLGEQLKGKGKVAEFQGDLSSINGRDRSEAFKACMDKNFPGIQVFELATEWKGDVASAKLQSTLAAHPDLGGIYMQAGGAFLQPTLALLEQKKLLKAPGTPGHITIISNDGIPEELDAIRAGKIDATVSQPADLYAKYALFYARAALEGKTFKEGPTDHDSTIIKIPNGFEDQLPAPLVTKANVDDPKLWANQLEKKS; from the coding sequence ATGAGAGTGCGTTCGACAAGTGCCGCCGCCTGCGCCGTACTTCTGGCCGTGACCGCCCTCGCCGGCTGCAACCGGGACCAGGGCGGCGGGTCGGCCGCCGGCAAGGTGGGCATCGACCTGCCGCGCAGCGACACCGACTTCTGGAACTCGTACCAGCAGTACATCGAGAAGGGCGTCAAGGACGGCGAGGTCGAAGCGCTCCCGCTGGCCAACTCCCAGAACGACATCGGAAAGCTCGTCTCCAACGTCCAGGTCTTCACCGACCAGGGCGCCAAGGCCGTCGTCATGGCGCCGCAGGACACCGGCGCGATAGCCGAGACGCTGCAGACCCTCGACGAGAAGAAGATCCCGGTCGTCTCCGTCGACACCCGCCCGGACAAGGGCAGCGTCTACATGGTCGTGCGCGCGGACAACCGCGCATACGGCGAGAAGGCCTGCCAGTACCTCGGCGAGCAGCTGAAGGGCAAGGGCAAGGTCGCCGAGTTCCAGGGCGATCTGTCCTCGATCAACGGCCGCGACCGCTCCGAGGCCTTCAAGGCGTGCATGGACAAGAACTTCCCCGGCATCCAGGTCTTCGAGCTGGCCACCGAGTGGAAGGGCGACGTCGCCTCCGCCAAGCTCCAGTCGACGCTCGCCGCCCACCCCGACCTGGGCGGCATCTACATGCAGGCCGGCGGTGCCTTCCTGCAGCCCACCCTCGCCCTGCTGGAGCAGAAGAAGCTGCTCAAGGCGCCCGGCACGCCCGGCCACATCACGATCATCTCCAACGACGGCATCCCGGAGGAACTGGACGCCATCCGCGCCGGGAAGATCGACGCCACAGTCTCCCAGCCCGCCGACCTGTACGCCAAGTACGCGCTCTTCTACGCCAGGGCGGCCCTGGAGGGCAAGACCTTCAAGGAGGGGCCGACCGACCACGACTCGACCATCATCAAGATCCCGAACGGTTTCGAGGACCAGCTCCCGGCACCGCTCGTGACCAAGGCGAACGTGGACGACCCCAAGCTGTGGGCCAACCAGCTGGAGAAGAAGAGCTAG
- a CDS encoding sugar ABC transporter ATP-binding protein, whose protein sequence is MAHQAPPAVEAEGIVKRFGPTLALDGVRLTVAPGEAHALVGRNGAGKSTLVGVLTGLHRPDAGTVTFGGEPAPAFGSTAAWQSKVACVYQKSMVVPDLTVAENLFLNRFETGRPGGRLISWPRLRRRAAELLAEYGVSVDPTARAKDLPVEQRQFVEIAKALSFGARLIILDEPTAQLDARGIQRLFGKLRELQSQGVAFLFISHHLQEVYELCTTVTVYRDARHVLSAPVAALAKDDLVAAMTGEATSGTAAWHAPASKVRKDAEPVLRTEGLALDGEFDPLDLEVRPGEVVGLAGATASGNTALGETLAGLRKATAGRITVRGRAVRPGSVPHALDAGIGYIPEDRHLQGLVLDRSVAENATLTVADQLGPWGTVLPSRTREFARSMIASLDIKTQGPQQKVSGLSGGNQQKVVVARALARGPSALIAVRPTAGVDVKSKDALLGVVRRVADEGSAAVIISDELDDLRVCDRVLALFHGRVVATFGSGWSDRELVAAMEGVGERE, encoded by the coding sequence ATGGCCCACCAGGCACCGCCCGCCGTCGAGGCGGAAGGCATCGTCAAGCGCTTCGGCCCGACCCTCGCACTCGACGGAGTACGGCTCACCGTCGCACCCGGCGAGGCCCACGCACTCGTCGGGCGCAACGGAGCAGGCAAGTCCACCCTCGTCGGCGTGCTCACCGGACTGCACAGGCCCGACGCGGGCACGGTCACCTTCGGAGGCGAGCCCGCACCCGCCTTCGGCTCCACGGCGGCCTGGCAGTCCAAGGTCGCCTGCGTCTACCAGAAGTCGATGGTCGTGCCCGATCTGACCGTCGCCGAGAACCTCTTCCTCAACCGCTTCGAGACCGGCCGCCCCGGCGGCCGCCTCATCAGCTGGCCCAGGCTCAGGCGGCGGGCCGCGGAACTGCTCGCCGAGTACGGGGTGAGCGTCGACCCCACCGCACGGGCCAAGGATCTCCCCGTCGAGCAGCGGCAGTTCGTCGAGATCGCGAAGGCCCTGTCCTTCGGTGCCCGGCTGATCATCCTCGACGAGCCGACCGCCCAGCTCGACGCCCGAGGCATCCAGCGGCTGTTCGGGAAGCTGCGGGAACTGCAGAGCCAGGGAGTGGCGTTCCTCTTCATCTCCCACCATCTGCAGGAGGTGTACGAACTGTGCACCACCGTCACCGTCTACCGTGACGCCCGCCATGTGCTCAGCGCCCCCGTCGCCGCGCTCGCCAAGGACGACCTGGTCGCGGCGATGACCGGAGAGGCCACCAGCGGCACCGCCGCCTGGCATGCCCCCGCGAGCAAGGTCCGAAAGGACGCCGAACCCGTCCTGCGCACCGAGGGCCTCGCGCTGGACGGCGAGTTCGACCCGCTCGACCTGGAGGTGCGGCCCGGCGAGGTGGTCGGACTCGCCGGCGCCACGGCCAGTGGCAACACCGCGCTCGGCGAGACGCTGGCCGGACTGCGCAAGGCCACCGCCGGCCGGATCACCGTACGCGGCAGGGCCGTCCGGCCGGGCAGCGTGCCGCACGCCCTGGACGCCGGGATCGGCTACATCCCCGAGGACCGGCATCTCCAGGGCCTCGTCCTCGACCGCAGCGTCGCCGAGAACGCCACCCTCACTGTCGCCGACCAGCTCGGACCGTGGGGGACGGTACTGCCGTCGCGTACACGGGAGTTCGCCCGGTCGATGATCGCCTCGCTCGACATCAAGACCCAGGGGCCGCAGCAGAAGGTCTCCGGGCTCTCCGGGGGCAACCAGCAGAAGGTCGTCGTCGCCCGCGCGCTGGCCCGGGGACCGAGCGCGCTGATCGCCGTACGGCCGACCGCGGGCGTCGACGTCAAGTCCAAGGACGCACTCCTCGGTGTGGTCCGCAGGGTGGCCGACGAGGGCAGTGCGGCCGTGATCATCTCGGACGAACTGGACGACCTGCGGGTGTGCGACAGGGTCCTCGCCCTGTTCCACGGGCGGGTGGTCGCCACGTTCGGCAGCGGATGGAGCGACCGGGAGCTGGTCGCCGCCATGGAAGGAGTGGGGGAGCGGGAATGA
- a CDS encoding thiamine pyrophosphate-binding protein: MRYDNGGELLVAVLRELGIDTVFGIVSVHNLPLVEAVDRELRFVPVRHEASAVNAADAYGRARGTIGCALTSTGTGAGNAAGSLIEALSAGTSVLHVTGQVESGFLGSGRGFIHETKDQLGMLTAVSTYAATVTGADTAGRVLRDAARAALTAPGGPASVEWPIDLQYAAQTDTPAESAEPAVPAPTDGELAAAGALLASARRPLVWAGGGAVRARAELTGLLAASGAGLITSNSGRGSVPEDHPQVVGNFATTPAGRALLADADVLIGVGSHFRSNETADYGLALPAAHIQIDVDAASLGRVYPVEHALHGDAAAVLARLLPYARAAEAGWTDRVAAVRAEVRAALHDSIGPQAAICDAIRAALPREAVVARDVTIPSSSWGNRLLEMYDPRDNVFPRGGGIGQGLGMGIGAALARPGSPTVVLAGDGGLAVHLGELLTLAQERPRLTLIVFNDGGYGVLRNMQDRYGDRRSGVDLVTPDFEQLARACGLPYLRIAAEEHSLPVVTAAVASDGPTLVEVDLTALGPMKNPFTPPVKIPGA; encoded by the coding sequence ATGCGTTACGACAACGGAGGCGAACTCCTCGTCGCCGTCCTGCGGGAACTCGGCATCGACACCGTCTTCGGCATCGTCAGCGTGCACAATCTGCCGCTGGTCGAGGCCGTCGACCGCGAACTGCGGTTCGTCCCCGTACGCCACGAGGCGTCCGCCGTGAACGCCGCCGACGCCTACGGGCGGGCCCGCGGCACCATCGGCTGCGCCCTGACCTCCACCGGCACCGGCGCGGGCAACGCCGCCGGGTCACTGATCGAGGCCCTCAGCGCGGGTACGTCCGTGCTGCACGTCACGGGTCAGGTGGAGAGCGGGTTCCTGGGCAGCGGACGCGGCTTCATCCACGAGACCAAGGACCAGCTGGGCATGCTGACGGCCGTCTCGACGTACGCCGCGACCGTGACCGGCGCCGATACGGCGGGCCGGGTACTGCGCGACGCCGCCCGTGCCGCGCTGACCGCACCGGGCGGCCCCGCGAGCGTGGAATGGCCGATCGACCTGCAGTACGCCGCACAGACCGACACCCCGGCCGAGAGCGCCGAGCCGGCCGTGCCCGCCCCCACCGACGGTGAACTGGCGGCCGCCGGCGCCCTGCTGGCCTCGGCGCGCAGGCCCCTGGTGTGGGCAGGCGGCGGCGCCGTCCGGGCCCGCGCGGAACTCACCGGGCTGCTGGCCGCGAGCGGCGCGGGCCTGATCACGTCCAACTCGGGGCGTGGCTCGGTGCCCGAGGACCATCCGCAGGTCGTCGGCAACTTCGCCACGACCCCCGCCGGGCGCGCGCTGCTCGCCGACGCCGATGTGCTGATCGGCGTCGGCAGCCACTTCCGGTCCAACGAGACCGCCGACTACGGGCTGGCGCTCCCCGCGGCGCACATCCAGATCGACGTCGACGCCGCCTCCCTCGGCCGGGTCTATCCGGTGGAGCACGCGCTGCACGGCGACGCGGCGGCGGTCCTGGCCCGTCTGCTGCCGTACGCGCGGGCCGCCGAGGCGGGCTGGACGGACCGGGTCGCGGCGGTGCGGGCCGAGGTGCGCGCCGCGCTGCACGACTCCATCGGCCCCCAGGCGGCGATCTGCGACGCGATCCGTGCCGCACTTCCCCGTGAGGCGGTCGTCGCCCGCGATGTCACCATCCCGTCGAGCAGCTGGGGCAACCGGCTGCTGGAGATGTACGACCCGCGCGACAACGTCTTCCCGCGCGGCGGCGGCATCGGGCAGGGCCTCGGCATGGGCATCGGGGCCGCGCTCGCCCGGCCCGGCTCGCCGACGGTGGTCCTGGCCGGTGACGGCGGCCTGGCGGTGCATCTGGGCGAGCTGCTCACCCTGGCCCAGGAACGGCCCCGGCTCACCCTGATCGTCTTCAACGACGGCGGCTACGGCGTCCTGCGCAACATGCAGGACCGCTACGGCGACCGCCGCTCCGGGGTCGACCTCGTCACCCCCGACTTCGAGCAGCTGGCGCGGGCCTGCGGGCTGCCGTACTTGCGGATCGCCGCCGAGGAGCACTCACTGCCGGTGGTGACGGCGGCCGTCGCGTCGGACGGACCGACGCTCGTCGAGGTCGATCTGACGGCACTGGGCCCGATGAAGAACCCGTTCACCCCGCCCGTGAAGATCCCCGGCGCATGA
- a CDS encoding SDR family oxidoreductase: MDLALADRTVLVTGGSSGVGLATVRALLAEGANVATCGRDADRLAGAAAGLDGGDRLLTGVCDVRDAAAVRDFTRRTADEFGGIDGLVNNAGQSRMKGLDESTAEDWRDELELKFAGVLHPVHAARPHLSVSDAASVVNVNAVLAKQPETRLITTSAARAGILNLSKSLAVELAGDGIRVNSVCLGLIDTGQWTRRHAASATGLAYEEWQAELAADRGIALGRLGRAEEVAYAIVALLSPRASYITGTSIDVCGGVGRSIL; encoded by the coding sequence ATGGATCTGGCCCTCGCCGACCGCACCGTACTCGTCACCGGCGGCAGTTCGGGCGTCGGCCTCGCCACCGTCCGCGCCCTGCTCGCCGAGGGCGCGAACGTCGCCACCTGCGGGCGCGACGCGGACCGGCTCGCCGGGGCGGCCGCCGGGCTCGACGGCGGCGACCGGCTGCTGACGGGCGTGTGCGACGTCCGGGACGCCGCCGCGGTACGCGACTTCACCCGGCGCACGGCCGATGAGTTCGGCGGCATCGACGGCCTCGTCAACAACGCCGGGCAGTCCCGGATGAAGGGGCTCGACGAGTCCACCGCCGAGGACTGGCGCGACGAACTGGAGCTGAAGTTCGCCGGGGTCCTCCACCCCGTGCACGCCGCCCGCCCGCATCTGTCGGTCTCGGACGCGGCGAGCGTCGTCAACGTCAACGCGGTCCTCGCCAAGCAGCCCGAGACCCGGCTGATCACGACGAGCGCCGCCCGCGCCGGCATCCTCAACCTCTCCAAGTCCCTCGCGGTCGAGCTGGCGGGCGACGGGATCCGGGTCAACTCGGTCTGCCTCGGCCTGATCGACACCGGGCAGTGGACCCGCCGCCACGCCGCATCCGCCACCGGCCTCGCCTACGAGGAGTGGCAGGCGGAACTCGCCGCCGACCGCGGCATCGCGCTCGGCCGGCTCGGCCGCGCCGAGGAGGTGGCGTACGCGATCGTCGCGCTGCTGTCGCCCCGCGCCTCGTACATCACCGGCACCAGCATCGACGTCTGCGGCGGAGTCGGCCGCTCCATCCTCTGA
- a CDS encoding cupin domain-containing protein, giving the protein MPLTTTAYDNGGDLAAYTDSLIATKDSREPDWNTLAFQAKAGDQYRRAQIRYVGSGATGNHEGDNRIIPSGGFTFSNMLLPPGAEGPEHTHHDVEEAFFVLEGEVRVGIHRGEDEAEYRTLGYRDMIVVPAGVARSLKNEGDKDALFCVVIGTRKPQVPTYPEHSPMHGVTRD; this is encoded by the coding sequence ATGCCTCTCACCACCACCGCCTACGACAACGGCGGCGACCTCGCCGCGTACACCGACTCGCTCATCGCGACGAAGGACTCCCGCGAGCCCGACTGGAACACGCTCGCCTTCCAGGCGAAGGCCGGTGACCAGTACCGCCGCGCCCAGATCCGCTACGTCGGCTCCGGTGCGACCGGCAACCACGAGGGCGACAACCGGATCATCCCGTCCGGCGGGTTCACCTTCTCCAACATGCTGCTGCCGCCCGGTGCCGAAGGCCCCGAGCACACCCACCACGACGTCGAGGAGGCCTTCTTCGTCCTGGAGGGCGAGGTCCGGGTCGGCATCCACCGCGGCGAGGACGAGGCGGAGTACCGCACGCTCGGCTACCGGGACATGATCGTCGTCCCGGCGGGTGTGGCCCGCTCGCTGAAGAACGAGGGCGACAAGGACGCGCTGTTCTGCGTCGTCATCGGCACCCGGAAGCCGCAGGTGCCCACGTACCCCGAGCACTCGCCGATGCACGGTGTCACCCGTGACTGA
- a CDS encoding ABC transporter permease, which produces MTETIRPPAAERTAAGVPLNRLRLIRWSDFSLVPVILVLMVIGFIVSPVFLTSTNLISVVQQSSELSLLVLGQALILICGRMDLSLESTIGIAPVIAMWLILPAEGGRFAGLELLPVWMAIPVCLLVGLAIGAVNGFLMLKLRVNGFIATLGMLTMLRGLHIGITEGKSITDVPESFRYLGKTDWIGVPAAVWICLALFAVGGGALAYLRHGRALYAIGGNPEAARAAGIRVDRITWVVLAIGGLLAAFAGILYTGHYGSVAATQGNGWIFQVFAAAVIGGISLKGGRGTLFGALTGVLTLQLVVNVMTLGGVPALWNQFLNGAIIIVALVISRFASGEKQD; this is translated from the coding sequence ATGACCGAGACCATACGGCCGCCGGCGGCCGAGAGGACCGCCGCCGGGGTGCCGCTGAACCGGCTGCGACTGATCAGGTGGAGCGACTTCTCGCTCGTGCCGGTGATCCTGGTGCTGATGGTGATCGGCTTCATCGTCTCGCCGGTCTTCCTCACCTCCACCAACCTCATCAGCGTGGTCCAGCAGTCCTCGGAGCTGAGCCTGCTCGTGCTCGGCCAGGCACTCATCCTCATCTGCGGCCGGATGGACCTGTCGCTGGAGTCGACGATCGGCATCGCGCCGGTCATCGCCATGTGGCTGATCCTTCCGGCGGAGGGCGGCCGCTTCGCCGGACTGGAACTCCTCCCGGTCTGGATGGCCATCCCGGTCTGCCTGCTGGTCGGTCTCGCGATCGGCGCGGTCAACGGCTTCCTGATGCTCAAGCTGCGCGTCAACGGGTTCATCGCCACCCTCGGCATGCTGACGATGCTGCGCGGTCTCCACATCGGCATCACCGAGGGCAAGTCGATCACCGACGTGCCGGAGTCCTTCCGCTACCTCGGCAAGACGGACTGGATCGGGGTACCGGCCGCCGTGTGGATCTGCCTCGCGCTCTTCGCCGTCGGCGGCGGGGCGCTGGCGTACCTGCGCCACGGGCGCGCGCTGTACGCGATCGGCGGCAACCCGGAGGCGGCACGCGCCGCCGGCATCCGGGTGGACCGGATCACCTGGGTGGTGCTGGCGATCGGCGGTCTGCTGGCCGCGTTCGCGGGCATCCTCTACACCGGCCACTACGGCTCGGTCGCGGCCACGCAGGGCAACGGCTGGATCTTCCAGGTGTTCGCGGCCGCGGTCATCGGCGGCATCAGCCTCAAGGGCGGCCGCGGCACGCTGTTCGGTGCCCTGACCGGTGTGCTCACACTCCAACTCGTCGTGAACGTGATGACGCTGGGCGGCGTACCGGCGCTCTGGAACCAGTTCCTGAACGGCGCGATCATCATCGTGGCCCTGGTGATCTCCCGCTTCGCGAGCGGGGAGAAGCAGGACTAG
- a CDS encoding aromatic ring-hydroxylating oxygenase subunit alpha: MTPSTPLSTTACTAPSADDIYATGLRNQWHPVVPSRFVAPGAMRRVTVLGEQWLLFRRSDGALAMLADRCPHRGAPLSLGKHLGDRVACWYHGVEVGTDGTVSSVPGLPGCNLEGRKLVASLPVREVGGAVLAYFGDERHPEPVDLALPDPLTDPDADAFLCYAEWNVPWRYAVENLLDPMHGAFLHHESHTMYDGDTTAKFRIRETGRGYFFEKTDQRGVNFDWVELCRTGADWVDLSIPYPPSAGPGGPFGIVGMVCPVDRERTGVFFWRYRRVQDWQRDTWRFLYRTVIEERHWEVLEQDRVMLEAMPADADQRENLYQHDLGVVRLRRLYRAQAEQQAAAG; encoded by the coding sequence ATGACCCCTTCAACGCCCCTTTCCACAACCGCGTGCACGGCTCCTTCCGCCGACGACATCTACGCGACCGGGCTGCGCAACCAGTGGCATCCCGTCGTCCCGTCCCGCTTCGTCGCCCCCGGGGCGATGCGCAGGGTCACCGTGCTCGGCGAGCAGTGGCTGCTGTTCCGGCGCTCCGACGGCGCCCTGGCGATGCTCGCCGACCGCTGCCCCCACCGCGGCGCCCCGCTGTCGCTGGGCAAGCACCTGGGTGACCGGGTGGCCTGCTGGTACCACGGCGTCGAGGTCGGGACCGACGGCACCGTGTCCTCGGTGCCCGGGCTGCCCGGCTGCAACCTGGAGGGCAGGAAGCTGGTCGCCTCGCTGCCGGTGCGCGAGGTCGGCGGGGCCGTCCTCGCCTACTTCGGCGACGAACGGCACCCGGAGCCGGTCGACCTGGCGCTGCCCGATCCGCTCACCGACCCGGACGCCGACGCGTTCCTCTGCTACGCCGAGTGGAACGTGCCGTGGCGGTACGCCGTGGAGAACCTCCTCGACCCGATGCACGGGGCGTTCCTGCACCACGAGTCGCACACCATGTACGACGGGGACACGACGGCGAAGTTCCGCATCCGGGAGACCGGCCGCGGCTACTTCTTCGAGAAGACCGACCAGCGGGGCGTCAACTTCGACTGGGTCGAGCTGTGCCGCACCGGCGCCGACTGGGTGGACCTGTCCATCCCGTACCCGCCGTCGGCGGGCCCCGGCGGCCCGTTCGGGATCGTCGGCATGGTGTGCCCGGTGGACCGCGAACGCACCGGCGTCTTCTTCTGGCGCTACCGCCGCGTCCAGGACTGGCAGCGCGACACCTGGCGCTTCCTGTACCGGACGGTGATCGAGGAGCGGCACTGGGAGGTCCTGGAGCAGGACCGGGTGATGCTGGAGGCCATGCCGGCCGACGCCGACCAGCGGGAGAACCTCTACCAGCACGATCTGGGTGTCGTACGGTTGCGGCGGCTGTACCGGGCGCAGGCGGAGCAGCAGGCGGCGGCCGGCTGA